Proteins encoded by one window of Arachis hypogaea cultivar Tifrunner chromosome 1, arahy.Tifrunner.gnm2.J5K5, whole genome shotgun sequence:
- the LOC112803800 gene encoding MYB-like transcription factor ODO1, whose product MGRQPCCDKLGVKKGPWTAEEDKKLINFILTNGQCCWRAVPKLAGLRRCGKSCRLRWTNYLRPDLKRGLLTQAEEQLVIDLHARLGNRWSKIAARLPGRTDNEIKNHWNTHIKKKLLKMGIDPVTHVPLNKKESSSPEDQKNLQQQEPKEGNNGDLNSEENNSNSSSPTENSSSGEESLLLDSICSDDSLMMDNLWMDHENTLVDELLWDTTPKVEGTNTNTNNVDMGLTVPSWEDNNNYAWLLDFEDIGVHDFGFNYCFNEIDHSNAMQTIGSERKGSLA is encoded by the exons ATGGGAAGGCAACCTTGTTGTGATAAACTTGGTGTGAAGAAAGGACCATGGACTGCTGAGGAAGACAAGAAGCTTATAAACTTTATTCTCACAAATGGGCAGTGCTGCTGGCGTGCTGTGCCCAAGCTGGCCGGCCTCCGCCGATGCGGCAAGAGCTGCCGCCTTCGCTGGACTAATTACCTTCGCCCGGACTTAAAGAGAGGACTCCTCACTCAGGCAGAGGAGCAGCTTGTTATTGATCTTCATGCCCGTCTTGGCAACAG GTGGTCCAAGATTGCAGCAAGGTTACCAGGAAGAACAGACAATGAGATCAAGAATCATTGGAACACACACATCAAGAAAAAGCTTCTTAAGATGGGGATTGACCCTGTCACTCATGTACCTCTCAATAAAAAGGAAAGTTCCTCCCCTGAAGACCAAAAGAATCTGCAACAACAAGAGCCTAAGGAAGGTAATAATGGGGATCTCAACTCTGAggaaaataattcaaattcatcaTCCCCAACTGAAaattcttcttcaggagaagaaTCTCTTTTGCTAGATAGCATTTGCAGCGATGATTCTCTAATGATGGATAATTTATGGATGGATCATGAAAATACACTGGTGGATGAATTGTTATGGGACACTACCCCTAAAGTGGAGGGCACAAATACAAACACAAACAATGTTGACATGGGACTCACAGTGCCATCTTGGGaggataataataattatgcTTGGTTATTGGACTTTGAGGACATTGGTGTTCATGATTTTGGTTTTAATTATTGTTTCAATGAGATAGATCATTCAAATGCAATGCAAACTATAGGAAGTGAAAGAAAAGGGTCTTTAGCGTGA